Within Porites lutea chromosome 2, jaPorLute2.1, whole genome shotgun sequence, the genomic segment atcagtgactggtgcgtttcgatccgtctattgtcagagttaaacagtcgtctattgttagtcaaattgtcagttctccagttgttctctcgaagttagttttgcttaatctcgtcaataagtcgtttgtacggcgctggtaactgttggctacgattcagtggcgtttgttctaagttagaaaaccagctttctaaagtaagacgttgatagtagtctgtagaatacgttatacatgtcgcagagtcccagactgaccgaacacaaacgcgcGACGAGGAATAGTGACGTCAACAAtgacattgctgagcaccatttaaaggcgaaacatcaaattgactgggactctgcgacatgtataacgatTGGATAAATTGTCACGCACAACTTCGCCTTGTTAAATTTCagtgataataaaataatgtgaaTTATATCTATAAATTACCCGgcttttatcgatgtctttttgtctatataataaaaagaacattacacggcgaatgcactcgttcgtaaaatattgttttgccactcgaaaataaaattcatatcttcgcgccaccgtgtaatatcctctatgtaatTATTTCCTGTGCTAGTTAGTTTAATTTGCAGTGACGCGTAAACAGCAAATTTTAACTCAAAATACTTGCAAATTTTTGTAATGTTAATGATTGCATTTTGTGCACGTATGTTAGGTTTGTATAAAATATTCTTCTTATCGCATGAGGTAAGACCGGAAGGATGAAATGGAGATTACAAAAAGATACTTCGTTTCCAGTACGGTTAGCGAATTACCATTTATGGGTATATGTTTAGAAGATAAGTATCCACCGCCAAAATGGacgatatatttttaaaacagcgCTGATTACATCGTttcaaaatgcatttaaaatctGCTATTGGAAAGCCTGTACACTGCCAAAAATGAAGTGACcaatttctcaatttttttgcaaaaatctAATGTAGGGACTTTTAAAAATAGATATCTATATACCCTGTAAAGGTTTAATTTGTATCAAGAGTAGCACCAAACATCATTTCTAGGCCGATTTTGACAAGAAAAATGAAGAGTGTTgaatttgccaattttttgaccaaaggCATGGGTTAACCCCAGGCCCTTGCAAAAATCCAATGTGATAACTTTGTAAACTCGATTTCGTTTTATGCTGAATCGGCTTGTTTTATATTAAGAATATTATCAACATGGCAAATTTGTAAAAACGATATCTTTATAGCCCGAAAAGTCTTGATTTATATCTTCATTAAATGTCAACAAACATCATTGTTTGGCCTTTTTTGACGAAAAATATACGAAGAgagaaaattttcaattttttgaccaaaaagtcatgggttaaccccattgCAAAAATCTAACAAGGCGACTTTGTAAAGTCGATATCTTTATACCCTAGAAAGGCTTGCTTTTATCAAGAATATCGCCATACATCATTTGTAGGCCTATTTTGACGAAAAATGAGAAAGACTGAGGTATTTTCCAAGTTTTTAGCCATTATCGTGGTTTAACCTCTTTGACCCTacacaaacaaagaacaaataaaatgattttCAGTGGTCTCAGTAGCCTTCATCATCCTTCTTACCACAATAGATTATCGCCATACGTCATTGCTCTGCTTTCTTCCAGCACCAATAAAGAAGAAAGTTCATGTTTTTGACTCAAAAGAAAAGGCTAatcccgttctaaaaaaaaagatggccCCAGCTTAAAAGAGCTTTTAAACCGCTCCTCAACATCACCAAACATCGTATTATACTCATACACAAATAACgaaaaaaagatgaaagttTGACCGGTTATCGTTGGAATTATGGCGACAGCTAAAAAGTAAACACTTCTTCATAGTGTGATATGAAGTCGCTAAATACACCAATCTGTAGGAACAACACAAACACCGAGCAAAGTTATAACTCTGAACTTTGTCTCCGGTTTAAGACAAATGAAAATTTCTCTAATTCTCTCAACTCCCTCTTGTCTTTAAATTAGGCTATGTGTAAGGCAGGTTCGAAATTCCCCAGGAAGCAGGGCTAAATGTTAGTTTATTGCTCTGGAAATATTACAGAGATGTACAAAAAGGTTATCTTGACAAAATGACAGCATTTAGAAAAATACTAACTCTGAATTGCGACAGTCTACGTCTGAAATGGGGTTGTTGAACAACATCTGGGTGAAAAAAGCTGTAACCCATTTCCAAGGTCTCCTAAGCTCCTAATAAGGTGGACCTACGAGTAGGCTGTTTCAGAAACGTACCCTCCCGAAATTTAAAGAGGCTATTTATGTTGTTAATGCCATGTATGTTGGAATTTGTGTACACCAATTCCTTCAGGACTTTTTGCAGCcacctacaatcggcgacaaaactgttgagacacTGTACTCAAacagggtaacttcagagaacaaaagaatccacacccctcctTTGTCCCCTCCATTAAAAgctggggtgtttgttgttttctataggtagctcgaacagcggcacaacaAGTCAGCCCtttagggcgaagtgtctcagctcattttgtcgccgattgtagtttTGCAACAATAcatacaaaaattaataattgtGAAAGAGGACGAATCGAAAATAGATTGCCATAAAGAAAAACTGACCAGAGAATAGTAAAGAAGCATTAAAAAAGAACACAGAAATATGgaagttaaaacaaaaatgcgtaaacaaaaaaaaaaacagaaaaaaagttggTTAAAACCAACGGAGGAAGATTAAGGCGAGGCATAGACAGTAACACACTGCCAAAAAAAGTCGAGCAAGCGGTGCAAGCGGTTCGCTGCCtcagaggcggatccagggaaggcccctcccctccccccttatttttagaccaaactgaggcctgaagggccaaaaaacaattttttaaaggcCGCCTGCCCCCCAACCCCCCTTATCCCAGGGTCTAGATGACTgatctggatccgccactgtgcATAAAGGGTAAAGCTCTAAAAGCTTGTCGGAAAAAAAGCTATCGCCAACATTTACTGCCCGTTCCTGCTCATTTGTTGAAACAAAAAGGATATAAAAGTTAGAAAGTAGACAGATCTTAAAGTTCGTTGGTACAATTAGAGGTTTACATCTCAGGGCCGatttgttcaaagctgggttaagataactcagggttagtgcgagatttgaattcagatttaagagcttaaaaagcaattcagttttaatcctttttatccgtaagttgatgattggaagctctgaaaataagagagaaaattatccgagaaaatgcttctGAACACAAGTAAAAGAAACCAGGTTTAAagttaaccccgggttaagcgctaaccggccttcaaacaactgggcccaggggtAAAAGTTTTCCTCTCAGCGATATATAATTTTCTGCATATTTTGTCCTGTTGAGCATTGCTAACGAAAGGTGggatcttgttttttttgtccatCTTTAGCGACCATTTGGGTCTTTTCTTAGCCTTTCTAACAGTATCAGTAGGTAGATCTCTAAACATCCGATACTCGGTGTCTTTGAGGCCAATGCCCAAAGAAAGAATGTCTTCTCAATCATTATAGGGAAGAAGTCATGCCCGTATTGGACGCAGTTCTTCGCCAGTATCTCTTTGCTTCATTGCCAAGAAGGTAAACTCTCTGTATTTCCACCGTTCCGGCATTAACATAGTCCAGCTCTTCCTCCGAGAAATTTATGAGTACCTCCTCTGTATCTTGTCCTCTTGGGTCTCCAGAGGTGGATTCCAtcatatttgattttttttttccacacaaAGTAAGATTCGAGATacaaatcttttgttttcagaaaaagtCCTCTTCATTTTTGGCCATATAATGGGTACTTTTATGATCAAGCTTTTTTGATCAACATGGTTGAATTGCTAGcctctttttattattttttcttttgtctttagtttcaCTTTGTCTCCCTCCACTGGTCCTATATATCCAGGTCTCAGCGAATAGCAAGGGCTGACATACCCATAACGTCCTGTATAGTAGATCTAGGCAGCAAATTAAATAACCAGTTTTTTACTACTACTATTCAAATATTGCTGAAATGCTCGTACAAGCTAAATTGCACTTCATCAAGACTCAAACgaataattcttttttatttcttcagtAGAACATGAACCAGTAACACAAAGTTAAAGTTCATTAGTTTCTagaatgaaaactttatttccaaGGAATAGAAGTAAAACGTGATAGTGCACAATGCCGAACAATAAACCATTTACAAGTGCAAACGAATTCATATGCAGAATTTTCTTAACAGGcttaaataattatttagttTAGGTTCCTTTTTGTCAACTAATTTGCCTTTAGTTAAATTTGAAACTTAAGTACAGTTTATCATTATTTGCCTCTCTAAGGTATTGGATCGGAGGGGAATTTCTAGGACTGGAATTGCATGACTTCCAAAAGGAAACCAACTACAGTTGAGTACTGGAGACGcattttaaagatttatttgtttgttacCGAACCATAAAATTATCAAAAGCAGCGTCGGTCGGTTCTGTTTTAATAAATGAAATTAGGTAAATTTTATAATTCACCCAGCAGGTGAAAATTCCAAGTTTCAAAGCATAACTTGACATACTGTTTCGGAGCTTCATCTATTACGAAAATACCCTGCTAAACTTGCAACTTCACCGAAGTTTGTTAAGTTGAAAACATGTCTGGTCGGGTTATAATCGATCTAGAATGTCATGATCTAGAAACTCTAATGGCGTATAGATCATTGTAACGTATACTTTACCGCATCTTTATCCAAAGAATTGATACTTCTATGTGGTTGTTTTGCGCTATCCGCAAGCTTGTACGTTATTGGATATTTCCCGTACACTGTTAACTCAACTGATCGATGTTATCCAATCCAAAACAACGCCTATTGTCTACTTTTGTTTCGAAAGACCTTTATCGCTTATTAGCGCTGTTTTACCGCTTATTAGCCAAAGAAGGATCACTGAAAACAAACAACGTTTTTCTTACAGAAACGTTTTAGACGCGATAAGTAGTGGAGGTGGTTGTGACATATCTTAAAACTTTTCGCGTGAACTTTTTTACGTTCGCAGCGTCACCGATTTCGAGATATGACTTCGAGTCGGGGGTTCGTAAAGTTCGTGATTTTTGTTTCGTGGCTCTTagtaactttttctttttcttcggcAGTTGAAGTTAGCATGAAAGGAAATAGCTATATTACTTATGATCTTCGTTCCGAGAGCATCACGACAGAAGAAGACAGGAttacgttttcttttaaaacgaTTCATCCCTTCGGATTATTTCTTCATAGCGCAGGTTCTCAAGGTGACTTAATTACGATTGAACTCGTCCATGGACGCATTAGGtgagttaaaaataaaaatgcatgaCTTATTTTAAGCTAATAATTCACTTTAAAAGagactatttctttttttatttctttttgtaagaCGTAGTTTGTCCACAAAAACTCGTAGCTTGCGAAGCGGAACAAAGATTATCTACTTTGGTTGATTTAATTGCATTGAATAGAGGTGAAAATTAGACAACTAAAGAAGTGTCATCcctgttttcaaaaattgatTTCTGACACAGTCTTGATTGCAAGATTTATAACAACGTTTAACTTGCAACACATCTATTCTAATCCATGATATGGCGAAATTTTGCAAGTGTTGAAAAAAACTCATCCTGATTAAGAAATAAAGTGTTTCTTTCACACTCAGTTCTAAATGCTAATACTTCAGCTGTTTTGGCTTTGTTTATAAATGCCGATAGAAAAGCGTATTTTTAAATTAAGCGAGGAGCGATGGgctttgcttcttttttcaCCAGTCTCCATCAGGTACATTCAGACTGAATATTCAAAGCATCATCACGTTCCTCAAAACGTCTGACCTGATTTTATGCAAGCTATTAATATTTTTTCGCTTATGATTTCCAAGTGATAAATTAACTACTTTATAAACTATGCAAAAGCATGCACCGTGCAAAATTAATGGACAGAAAAGCAAGGATCTCCTAAAAACggattatttttcaaaaattcaatttttatgattaaatatcaacgacatttttaaaagcttcaTTTTTCCAAGACTATTTCACTAAAATATACCCACCTAGAGATAATTTTAAGAGTGTAATGCCGTATGTTGAGTCAGGCCATAATTTATTGAATACGATCCTAAGCTACGTGATAATTGCGTTGTCTATTAGATAGATAGACAACAAATAAGAGTGTGCCGTTCTAACTTATGCTAACATGCCCGCTTGCCGTCACACTAAGACCTCTTTTCAACTTCGAAATCCATTTCAACTCACGCCCAATGAGAAATATCTACTTAGCCCTAGGCCGGCTTACTTTACAATTAGTCTCAGAAACCTATCACGAACGCTAACATGGATTCAGAACTGAATTTGTGAAAGGGGATGTCTGATGTCGGCGATAGATTTCCCAAAAGACTGCAGTATTGGTACCAAGGATAGAAACCCTATACAGTTTCTTTTGTCGTCAGTGTATTTTAACATCGGTAGTTACATGAAAAGGGtccttttatttttgaaaagcgGAATATTTCAATTATatggtaattaatttttctaaGAATACAAAAACATGCCGAGAGGTGTTTAATTATTAACATTTTACCGCGAGTGCTATAAAAGAGGTCCTAAAGACTCTTCAACCGGAAAATCAATGAGGGACGTCAGCGAACTGTTGACAAcacaaaacaaccaaaacattttttttttcacaacacaCAGAATTCCCTGTTCAAAAGGAAAACATCTGTATAATTAAGCCATACcgcatagttttgtttttacaacaaattctttttttcttttttttttttttctaatatgcAAGACATTCTCGTCTCACTGGCCTCCCTTTTTTTACATGCGCCGTGTATTACACCGGATACAAGTAGGTAACTGGGAAAAGAAATTCATTCGCTCACGCTTTCGTGTTCAGCTTCCTAATTGTAGAGACCCAAAATAAATACCTTCCACAAATCACCTCCAGTGAAGGGACTTAACTAGCAATCGTGCATCTCGTCTCAGTACCAGCTTCATTTTCGCTGGTTTGTGAATCCTAAATTAGGTGCGAGAAAACGTTGCAAAgcgaacattaaaaaaattgaggCCTATCCTCATTTACTTCATGCCATGAGGGGTCTCTTTCATTTAATGTTAATGCAAAGGGTTCTTGGATAGTATGCCTAACTTTTTTAATATCAGTTTTATATACAGAAATTTAAAATCAAGTATAGACCAGATTACGTCAATCAGAAAACGTCAAATTGCACCAAAACGACCAATGTTTCCTTTGACTCCTGTTTTTACGTCGGGTAAacccaaaaaattattttaaatatttaagcCCCTCATCGCATAATTTGAGAAGCCTGAATAACGGCGATCGTCAGATTCTAGCTTCATTctgaaactttcttttcatgtaAACTTTGTAAACCTCACTAATCATAAGCCGCCAGACAATACCTACCTTTGCCATAGAAAAACAATTATATCAAACATTCTAAACAATGctttaaaaaacaaagtgaagtgGGTCTGAAATACGTGCCTGTAGCGTGGGACTCGTTTTCCTTCCATGTGCAGTAAACCAGGCAATAGGTAAAGTAAAACACAAAAGTAGAAACCCTATTCCGAAACTGTAAAATATCTTTGgggtgttgtttttttttttgcctgtagttttttttccttcattttatAGTACATAAAGAGATATACTCACTGAAAAGCTTTGTCGTAATTTTTCATACGCAAATGAAATCTAGCCAATCTGAGGAGCGAGTGATATTTCCATATTCGACAAAAAATATACTTCCAATCAGAATTGCGAAAGATGTTTTTTCATGTGTGAggaaaatgatacgtccaatcaagAGACTCAGAGGTGTGCTAGTCTCGCACCACCATTCCCGCCTCTTGCAGCTTGCTTTGAGTGCTGAGACTATACAGTAGAGTATTTTCAAAGGGAAAAACATCTCGGAAATTGTAGTGGAAGGTTTGGTATATTTCACTGTCGATTAAGAAAATTGTAgagtaccaaaaaaaaaaaagacaacagcaaaagcggaaggggggggggaagagaaCGAGACGTATTGAGCTTGGCATTTTGGAAAGATCTGAAATGAAAGGCTGGCAGATTGATGCATGTCTCAGTATGTACaaaataccacatggaaagtgcttttaacggtatttacgcactcgttgtttttgaaTCTCACTCGTTTAGCGTGCTCATTCGTTCTGGGCTCGATTTCTGATACATCAACAGCTCGTGCATAAATGCCGTACGTgcgcactttccatgaagtatttcatataaatttcaCGTATACCGGGTGGAGGTTTTTTTGCGTGCTTATTTTTCAGACCGATTCTGTGTGTCTGGATGTTAGATGAAATACTGCGCGTTGTGTTTATTTGTCACTAGTAGCATatcctgcgagcaagctccccATTTgagggatatcgtgaaaagtcaGCACACGCGCAAGTGGCACGCTTACGCAGGCAAGCGTGCCGCAAGCGTGACAGAAGACACGAGAGTAAGAGCTGCCCAAATGAAGAACTTGCTTGCAGGCTACTTATACCGTGACTTCTCTCTTTACCTCCTTAGACTCACCATGGACCTTGGCAGCACAAAACGCATTTCTGTCATTCTCGGAGACAACCTCTCGGACAACAAATGGCACGAAATCAAAGTCCATCGAAACCAAAAAACTGTGGATCTTGCAATTGACAAACACAAACGTCAAACAACGGTACCAGGTGACAATGTGCGCCTTGACCTTGATACCACCTTATATGTTGGCGGCCTGGAGGAGACTGCCTCGGATTACGATGACTCTTTAACTACACCGAATTTTAATGGCTGTATGAAAAATTTGTTCTTCAATCATAAGGATATTTTCCACAGCGTTAAGGTGGACCAGTCTGATTACAACAAGCATGGCGATGTACGATTTAATTGTTCCTCTGTCGAATATGCTCCTGTAAATTTCCCATCGCCAGATAGTTACTTGAAAGTTACAAgtcgttccccaaaaagctTCAAAGTTGATCTAAGTTTTCGTACCTATGAAGGCGATGGCGTTTTAGTTTATAAATCAAACAGGGTCTCCAAGATGTACCTCATGCTTATTTCGGGAAATCTGGAACTACAAATTCAAATGGGAAGTAATCCAGCAATTAGAATTAACTGCGTTGATGAAACCTTGAACGACGGAAAATGGCACACGGTCATCGCTGGAGTAACAAGCAAAGAAATATGGTTTCAACTGGATAAAAACGCAGAGGTACGCCATGAAAATCCTGAGTTGTCGAATATCGGTGATTTTAGAAGTGGCGTTTTTATCGGTTTTGGGACGCAAAAAACGGGCTTCGTTGGATGTATGAACCGGATTACCATTAATGGCAGTCCTGTGATATGGAACACCTTGAAAGATTCTCAAAAGAACGGTGCGGTAGACAATGAGTGCCGCACGTCTTCAAAGTGCTTTCCTAGTCCCTGTAAAAACCAAGGCAAGTGTTCGCAAACGTGGAAATCTTTCAAGTGCAATTGTAAAGGAACATTTTATGAAGGAGAACGTTGTGAAGTTCCGCTCTACAGCGCTACCTGCCAAGGATACAAGGAACTGGGTATGACCCAGGATGCGTACTGTAAAGTGGACCCTGACGGAACTGGACCTTTAGGAGCCTTGGATGTGTTATGCAATATGACGACTTCCGAACAAGCCATGACGGTAATAAAACACGACAAGGAGGGTAAACGTGACGTAACTTTAGGCGCTTTAAGCCTGCCGggtcattattttcaatttattacTTATCAAAGCAACATGAAAAGTGTGCTTGCGCTAATCAAGCGCAGTGTGAGCTGCCGACAGTTTATTAGCTTTCAGTGTCAGAATTCCAAACTTCTCAATTCGCCGCGGGGTCCTGAGCATGTGCAGTGGAAGTCATGGAACGGTAGCTTACAAAACAACTGGGGAGGCGCGCCATCTGGAAGTGGAAAATGCGCATGCGGAAAGAGCAATTCTTGTGATGACCCTTCTAGGTACTGCAACTGTGACGCAGATAGGAAAAATGGACCACGAGAAGATTATGGTGAGTTATAACCGCAACCTGAGCACTACATATTTAAAACGAGCTCCTTAGCGCCCAAAAAATTTCGCAGGGATGGGTAGAAAGACGGGTATTTACTTTCGGTGATTTTTTCTGACGAGCGCCACAGTGGTTACAAAGCGACAAAGATATCGCGCATTCAGAGATTTGGTGTCATCGGAATTCACTAAAACTTTGCGACTCAATTTGCAATCTGTCCGCGTCAAATACACTTTGTCTCGTTCCTTCGGTTACCTTCACGGCAGAAAATATAGAACTATATTGTTCAGAGTCTACTCTTGTCGTACGGCAAATCCCCCATAAAATGAGTGAAAAGATGATTTCAGGGTGTACAAACCACTCTAACCGCGTGAATCTCACGCAGAGCTGTACAGTAAGTGTAGATGCTTCTTTCTTTGTGGTGATAGTTAGACGATACGGCGCCATTGAGGATTTTCTATTAATTACTTAACCCCCAGCCCTGTAGTCATTCTTACATTTTCTCACCAACTTAATAATTCGAATGACAAGTGTTATATGTATCTTGTTCACAGGGTATTTAACAGATAAATCATTATTACCAGTGACTATGATACAGTTTTCCGAAGACGCCGCGAACTCCTTTTTCACTCTCGGACCATTAGAATGCTTCGGTTCCTCAGATCAGACCTCTGGTCAGGTGACCAGAGCCAGCTTTGTCTCCTCTGTATGCAAGTTAGTCAATCCACCTCCCACAGTCGATAGCACTACAGCGACAAGCGTGCCCATCACTTCCCCACAGCGCGCAGTCACGAATCCTCGAGCAAAGGAAACATCCATTGCCACGTTCACAACAACTACAGGTAAATTTACAAATACTGAACTTGCCAAACACCACGTGACCTTGACGACTACTATCGCAACCGATAAAAACTCAACTCTGGTGACATCAGTGATTAGTCATGAAGCCAAGAATGATGGCGTGACAGTTCATTCTTCCATTACTACAGGTAAGAGTGGTGTGACGGTCCATTCGAGCATCACGACTCAAGGCGAGACTGTCACGCTTCCTCCCGTGACAACGGCTCGACCCGGGCCTCCTAGAGTGGTGGTGATTACCAATGGAAGCGTTTCTTACGTCACTCGCGTCAAGGGAGGGATAGAGTACGATGCCAGGTTTATAATCTTGATCACTTCTGCTGTGCTCGCCTTCATTTTGCTCATTTGGGTGATAATATTCGTTTTCCTCAAGCGTTCGGGCCGCAACTACGTTTGGTGCATTTCCTGTAGGAGCTGCGCAAGAAGTAAACATATCCCGGATATTGAGGTGTACCGTCACTCCATCCGCACTGATTCCCCGGATGAGCTGACGCTGGATGACATGAATCATGACTCTGGAGAGGTTGGGAACTACAAAATAAC encodes:
- the LOC140926772 gene encoding neurexin-4-like — encoded protein: MTSSRGFVKFVIFVSWLLVTFSFSSAVEVSMKGNSYITYDLRSESITTEEDRITFSFKTIHPFGLFLHSAGSQGDLITIELVHGRIRLTMDLGSTKRISVILGDNLSDNKWHEIKVHRNQKTVDLAIDKHKRQTTVPGDNVRLDLDTTLYVGGLEETASDYDDSLTTPNFNGCMKNLFFNHKDIFHSVKVDQSDYNKHGDVRFNCSSVEYAPVNFPSPDSYLKVTSRSPKSFKVDLSFRTYEGDGVLVYKSNRVSKMYLMLISGNLELQIQMGSNPAIRINCVDETLNDGKWHTVIAGVTSKEIWFQLDKNAEVRHENPELSNIGDFRSGVFIGFGTQKTGFVGCMNRITINGSPVIWNTLKDSQKNGAVDNECRTSSKCFPSPCKNQGKCSQTWKSFKCNCKGTFYEGERCEVPLYSATCQGYKELGMTQDAYCKVDPDGTGPLGALDVLCNMTTSEQAMTVIKHDKEGKRDVTLGALSLPGHYFQFITYQSNMKSVLALIKRSVSCRQFISFQCQNSKLLNSPRGPEHVQWKSWNGSLQNNWGGAPSGSGKCACGKSNSCDDPSRYCNCDADRKNGPREDYGYLTDKSLLPVTMIQFSEDAANSFFTLGPLECFGSSDQTSGQVTRASFVSSVCKLVNPPPTVDSTTATSVPITSPQRAVTNPRAKETSIATFTTTTGKFTNTELAKHHVTLTTTIATDKNSTLVTSVISHEAKNDGVTVHSSITTGKSGVTVHSSITTQGETVTLPPVTTARPGPPRVVVITNGSVSYVTRVKGGIEYDARFIILITSAVLAFILLIWVIIFVFLKRSGRNYVWCISCRSCARSKHIPDIEVYRHSIRTDSPDELTLDDMNHDSGEVGNYKITNGQTVYHSVRDSHVRKYVSFSASTSKL